The following is a genomic window from Bos taurus isolate L1 Dominette 01449 registration number 42190680 breed Hereford chromosome 11, ARS-UCD2.0, whole genome shotgun sequence.
tcccacggtctcttttttccttcacagttcctattattattttattactggGAAATTTTATAACTCCAGTAAAACCTCATGATCGCACATCCCGCCAGAATGGACACGCAGGTAGAATTCAGTTGGTCGTGCCCAAGAAGAGGGTATACAGTCTTGTCTTCATTGCGTACAGGGTGTGTGTGTTAACCCAGATCACTGACGCTGGTCTGGACGTCCCAACCAGGACCAGGCACTGACCCTGTGGACACGTAAGCCAGAGTGCCCACCTTCCTCCAGGTGGTGCCAGCGGGACCAGACGGAGCGGGGTGATGCCTCACCGGTGACGCGCTCCGCGTGTGCCTCACCGCGGGCGAGTCCCATGCAGTTTCATCTTTGGAATCTTCCTTGTTGAGATGTGGCTGATTTTACTGCGCCAGTCAGAGCCTTGGTTTCTTTACTGTCTATGCTGTTCCAGGCATCGTGTTAGGTAGTTAACACGCCTTACCTGCTCCATCTCACAACCTCTGAGATTTGATCCCACCTCACCCTAGCGAGATTGAGCCTCAGTTGAATAACTTGTCCTGAGTCACAAGGCCAGCACAGGCCTGAATGGACACCGGAATTTcctcctctttctgtctctatgcaCATTGAAGGCTTGGACCATCTCAGCGCTGTTTCCACCTTTTTGGATCATGGACCctttcaaaaatctttttttttttttaataattttgcttGTGTTCTGGTTGTGCCAGGCCCTTGTTGCTTTGTCTAGGCCTTCGCTAGCTGCAGCCTCAGGGGCTGCGCTTCAGTCGCGGTCTGCCGGCTTCtcgctgcagagcacgggctctgtgGAGCgagagctcagtagctgtggcccacggGTTTCGTTGCTCAGTGGCACGGGGGATCTTCttggattagggatcaaacctgtgtctgctgcattggcaggggggttctttaccactgagccaccagggaggtctcccCAAAATCCGATGAAAGCTTTGGATTCTCTCCCCAATGCACAGAATTTTGCAGACAGGCTTATGGGCGTTTGAGGATTCTATGAAGCTCGATTGTGAGCCTGTGTCCCAGCTGATGCCGGGGGACCCTTCCTGTGCCCGCTGTGGGGGAAGGGGTCGTGGCCATGGGTGGGCGGGCCTGCCCCGTGACCTCTGCTCCTCCCCCAGGATGGCGGTCGTTCCCATCGTCATCAGCCTGACCCTGACCACACTGCTGGGCAACGCCATCGCCTTTGCCACCGGAGTGCTGTATGGACTATCAGCGCTAGGCAAAAAGTGCGTTTACTGGTCCCGGCCCGGCTGcagtgggagtgggggtggtctCTCCCTTCTGGAGCCTCTCGGGGACGCGGGTCTGGAGTGGCCCTGTTTACCGCTGTCGGTGACCCTCGTCAGTGCCTCTCAGGCATCTGAGCTCTAAGGGGTGGAGGCAGGAGAACTCACGGGACCCCTGGGGCGTAGAGATGGCAGGGACGCAGGGCCACAACTCCTGGAGAGCCTCTGCCCATCGGGCCCGCTCCCAGCTCGGTGTTCTGATGCCCCCCGCCCCCTAGTCCCGCAGAGCCCAGCCTGAGGGTCCCAGTCCTCCTCAACTCACGTCCCCGGCAGCCCAGGCCACTCTTAGAGGCGACAGGATGGGTCTTTGCCATCCTCAGTGACGGGGTCTCATCTGGGGAAACCAGGGGGTGCGTCAGGCACTAGGCAGGGCCTCCCTGCCCAGGGCCCTAGGCCAGGAATGGGGCAGAGGCCGGGCGGCTGCGTTTCTGGGGTCTGTCGCCCGTCTGGTGCTGACTGCCCTGTCTCCCCAGGGGCGACGCGATCTCCTACGCCAGGATccagcagcagaggcagcaggTGGACGAGGAGAAGCTCACGGACACCCTGGAGGGAGAGCTGTGAGGGGTCGGGGGCCCTCCTGCCCCCGCTCACCTCCTGGTCTGTGTGAGCGTGTGCCGAGGAGCGTGGACCCTGAGGGGTCTGGGGAGGAGCCGGTGTCTGGTTCTCTTAATCCCGCTCACCTGTCCCCACGCCCAGAGTCGTCCTCTCTCTGCGCCCCTGCACCCCGCCCTTGGCATCACCCTGAGCCAAGTGCCGAGGGGCAGGGTGAGGGCTCGGAGGGCctcaccagcagcagcagggcgAGCAGGGGGAGCCTCGGGGTGACCAGCTGCAGGGCTCCGCACAGACACCCTCCTGGCCCCACTGTTCCCAGCTGGCCTGGTTTGGCTGGCCGCAGGCCACGGGGTAGATTTCGAGACCTTGGGTGGCTGGCGGGACCACCCACTGTGACCGGCCAGAGGCCTGGGAGGAGCTGCTCCTGGGGATGTGGGTCCCGTCTCCACGCGCGGGCACATCCGCTCGGGCCTCCTGGCCTCCCAGGCACGAGGGTACCCCGTGAGCTGAGCTGCCTGGGCTGCTTCTGTCCGGCCTCCCACCACCGCCCAGGCCCCGCCAGTCTCCTCCATGGAGCCCAGAGATGCCCCTCCAGTGCGCCCGCCGGCAGCCCTGGCAGCCTGACCACCGGCTGGGCGTGCTCTGGCCTCTGGTCGCAGCACCGTGGACGAGCGTGGAAGCAGGTCTCTTCCCTGGGCCTGGCCGGCCGGGCCAGCGTGCGCGGCTCTGGGGCTCTGCCCCTGCTCCTCCCAGGAGCCTGGGGGCCGCTCCCGCCTTCTGGAGCCAGCCCCAGGGCTGCACCCAGTCTTTGCTTCCAGGTGGACCTTCACCTCTGGGGGTTGCTAGGGTTGGCGGCTGGGGGGCAGGCCCTGTCCTGAGGATAGCAGCATGCCCCCAGCCCTCAGCTGGGCTGAGCTCTGGGGTGGCAGGGTCTACCGTGCGGCCGGCCTGGCGTGGCACGTGCCTTCAGGGGTCCTCTGGGACCACCTTCCTTAGGCCAGCGCCGGGGTCAAAGGGCTGTGGGCCTCCGCAGGCCGGccgggtgtgcgtgtgtgtgcgtgcgtgtgtctCCTACGTGTGCCGTGGATCAGACTGTCTACCTCCCTGGAGCAGCAAGggccctgcccacctcctggCTCATCCTTCCCCAGGAAGTGGGGCTCTGGGGTCACTCCTGCCTCTGCTGGGTCTCCCTGCTCATGGGGTCTCCCTGCTCACGGGGTCCTTCCTGCTGATGGGTGTCTCCTTGCTGCAGGAAGGAAGAGCTGGCTGTGTGTGGAGCAGGGTTGTGGCTCTGGCCTGTGAGGAAGCTGGGCGGGTGTTGGGCAGGCCCTCCAGCCCCCGGGTCACAGGCAAGAGTGGGCAGGTCACCCACCGAGGTGGCCAGGGCTCACCCACCCTGGGGGTCTGGGCTCTGTCCTCCTGTGCTCCTTGTCGACTCTCCGTGTCTGGCTTGCGTTTTGAGCAATAAAGCCTGGTGATGGTCTGTACGCTTGCTCCCACGTTCTGCTTGTTAACTTTTCCCTCTGGTCCAAAAGGGATGTCCCGACCCCAGAGCAGCCGAGTGGGGCCCCAGCCCCAGGGGAACCTGCTGTGTCACGGGCGCCGTGCAGCCTGCCCCCAGCATCTCAGACGGCACACAGCTCGGAGGAGCTGGAACCTCACGGCCGGGGGCACCCAGCCCTCACCCCTTCCTTCTGCCTCGCAGCGGGCAGACTGGGGTGGCCTGGGGTAGCAGGCCCTGGTGACCTTGGCTGAATCTTGGGTCCGGCTGGCTGCTGGGCGGGGCTCCCCCACAGGGAGTACTCCCCACTCCCTCTTCTCGTTTATTGGTATAAATAGTGTGAACACAGCTCACCCTCAAGCGCTTCCTATTCCCGGAAGCAGGGCGGGTGTAGGAGGCAGAGTCCATGCTGGGTCCTGTGCCCTGGCCGGTGGGCATCCAGCGCATCCCCTGTGGTGTCCACAGGCCTCACTGGTGCAGCTTCCTGTCCTGGTCCCCGCGCGGCCACCAGGCGATGGGAGCACCAGACGGGGTGGCGGCGTCCCTGTGCAGAGCCAGTCCACCAGCACCGGCCCCGTCTGTCCTCAGCACGAAGTCTCCCAGCGAGGCCTTGTCCCTGGCCTGAGGCCGTGTGATGGCCGCCTCTGCCAGCAGGTCCGGCGGATAAGTGTGTGACGCCACTGGACGGCGGTGCTGCCTGCCCAGGGCCCGCCCAGGGCCCGTGCGTGTTCCGGGGGCTGTCAGGCCTCTGGGCCGCCCTCCTGTGCCTGGGCCGTCGACAGCGGGTTGCTGCCGCCTCCTGGGTGCAGGGTGCAGTTTGGGGCCAGAGCCCAGCTCCGCCGCCCACTCCGGCAGGCCCCTCCGGCGGGGCCGCTCTCTAGTGCAGGAAGGACCTCCTCCCGGTGCGGAAGAAGGACTCGATCTGCTCCAGCGACCGGCCCTTGGTCTCAGGCACGCAGCAGCCGGTGAAGGCCAGGTTCACCAGGCACACGGCGGCGAAGAAGAAGAAGGGGGCCTGCAGGCCGAAGGCGTTCTGGGGGGGAGAGTGCACGGGTCACGGGGAGCCCAGTGCCAGCTTCTGGCCCGGCTTGTGCCAGCCAGCCGGGGTGGCGGGGCTCCATCACATCACCCGGTCAGACACCCCGGGGCTCCCCACCATCGGCAGGAAATCCAGCCGTTTCAGCAGGGTGTTCGAGGCCCCCCAGGGCTGCAGGCAGCCCTCCTCTGGTGCTGGGCCCTGGGACTGACCACCACCTCTGAGCTGGAGCCCACCCTGGCCCCAGACACCAGCCTCTCTCTCCCTGGTCCCAACGCCCACCTTCACTCTCAGCCTTCCCACGCGCCTCCCTGCAGCAGGTTCACCACCACGGCGCGGCCAGGGGTGGGCTCCTACTCTGCCCGCAACACTCCCCTCTCCACCATCGCTCTGCCTCCTGCTGGCACTGGCTCTGggtgcccccaccctgccctgccgCACTGACTGCACCAGGACAGGCCCTGCCCAAGCTGTCCGCGTTACCCCCTCCCACCCGGGGACTGGGGACTCTGGTTGGCTTCAAGGCCTGCTGGGAAGCTGAACCAAGAGTGAAGTCAGGACGGGGACGCGCTCGGCTGAGACCCAAGCTGCCCACCAGAGGGAAGACCGCGCTCACTGCCCGGGAGGGTGCGGCAGGGCGGGCAGGCCCGGCTCTGTGGTTTCACCCCGGTCTGGGGGTCAGCTGCCTGACCTCCCAACAGTTCCCCGAGCCAAGCGTTTGCTGAACCGAAGGAGCCCTCGTCAGGCTCTCACTTCACGGTCCCTGGCCCGGTGCGAAGGGAGTGTGTGCTGAGGCTGAGGGGACTCATGGAGACACCTTTGCACGGGCCCCCGGCACCGGCCAGAGGGGCCTGCCGGCCGAGCACTCACCGTCACCAGCAGGAAGGACTTGGTGAGGGCAAAGGCGGTGAGCCAGCTGACCAGCACGCAGAGCCCTGAGGCCACGCCACGGGCCCGCAGCGGCAGGATCTCCGACATGAGGAGCCAGGTGATGGGGCCCCAGCCCATGGCATAgcctgcgggggtggggggcaagagGGTGTGCTCAGACCCTGTCTGGGGGCCATCGGTATCTCCCTGGGGCTGCTGGGAGACCCTCCCCAACCACCGAGACGGCAGCACCCCAGCCCATCTGAGCGTGACGctggcctgcccccacccctccacgGGCACCCCTACCCATGATGAAGAGCATGGTGGCCAGCAGGGGCACCAGGGTGAGGTAGCTGGTGGGCGTGGCCAGGGGCTGCTCTGTGCCCGCCAGGGCCTCGCGTCCCAGGCCCATGctgctgttgggggccagagaCTTCGGACCAAAGTGCACGTATAGCCCCAGGGTCAGGTTGGCAGCAAACATGCCGGCCGCTGTGGACAGACCAGAGGCCCTCAGGGGGCCGGGACCCCGTGAGCCCGAGCCCCCCGGCGCCCTGCGCCGCCCGCTCCCCATCAGGCCGCTCCCACCCCGCCGGCATTTGGGCTGTCACGCCCAGCGTGCGTGTGTCACAGCCGGCTCATTCACTCTCGCAAGCCCCAGCCGGCCTTTCTGGATGTCCAGCCCTGCACCAGGTGCCGGGCAGACCGAGTCCACCCGGTAGGGCAGCTGTGACCCAGGCCCCCCTGGTGCTCCCACCACAAGGGCAGCAGCTGGAGGAGCAAAAGAAGGAAGCACAGGTGACCGCCCGCACTCACCCGAGACGAAGAGCAGGGCCTTGCGGCCGGCCAAGTCCATGGTGAGGGCGGCAATCAGCACGGACAGGAGCCTCACGGCGCCCACGATGGCGGCGTCAACCTTGGGAGGCTGCGAGGAGGGAGCCGTGAGGCCGAGCGACCCTAGCCCGTTgggcctctcccccacccccaaggctCTGCAGGGTCAGGCCCTGGGCTCAGCAGCTTTCTGCCAGTCACCCAGCCCAGCCCGCGGGGCCTTGCTGGCAGGGGGCACAACCGTCATGCCCACCACTAAGCCCAGGGCTGGTACTGGATCCTGGCACCACTGCCCCTAATCTTCACACCTCATCTCATCTCTGAGCCCAGGACAGGCATGTGAAGGCCTGCTGGCTATTATCTCCAGTTcgcagaggaggaagctgaggtttTGGCGGGGGGGACCTGACTTCCTCAGTGAGTGACAGATGCTCTGAACCTGGGATCTGTGGTTCCCAGGGGGTCGTTTTTCTAGAAGACTGGTCTCCCTTGTAATTCCGAGTATCTTGCTTAAAACATGGAAGCCTTACAAACATTACTCAGGACAGGCAGGCGCACAGAAACAGTTATGAGACGTGGGTGTGCCCGGGGCCCCGGGCAGGGCAGGCGCTCAGCGGGCACGGCCTCCCCGGGCCTGGGGAcagagggctggggcaggggcacGCTCTCACCAGCAGGACCGCGGTGCTGTCAAAGATGGACTGCAGGTACACGAGGATGGGCGTGATGCCTGTCAGCTGCTGCAGGAAGCGCATCAGCAGGGCGATGACAATCGGGCGGTACATGTGCGGGTCCCGGGCCTCGGCCCACGACAGGTGGCTGCTCTGGAGACACGAGGCTGCCGCTGCGGGGGGCTGTGCCGGCCCCTCCGGCTGGAgccaccctggcctgggctgcctGGGGCTAGGTAGGaggctcccttcttccctcttccagGAAAGGTCCCTGTCACTGGGGCAGCCCCAGCTCTGGGGACTCCCCCAAGGGACCCAGGCTCCCGGGTCAGTGGGTGGGTTGAGGCAGACCCCCTGCTTGGCAACACGGCCAGGTCCCTGGGCATCCATGGCGCGACGCATACACACCCCGAGACGTCCTGCCCCTACCCCCGCTCCTGGAGGTGGGAACTGCTCTCATCCCTGCTTCCCAGGAAAAGCAACCGAGGCTCATGCCAGCGGCGTGAAAGGCCCGTGTCCCACAGCGCTGCGGGGCACGCACCCCGCACACACCTGTCTCCGGACGGTGTCCTGGATCTGCTCGAACTCCCAGCGGGTGTCGGCATCGGGCCCTCGCAGCCAGGCCAGTGCCTGCAGCGCCTCCGCGTCCCTGCCCTTGGAGAGCAGGAAGCGAGGGGAGTTGGGCATGCAGCTGAGCAGCAGGACCATGACGAGCACCGGCCCCTCCCCGGCCACGGCCAGCCAGCGCCAGGGCAGCAGCAGGCCTGCGGACAGGAGCTGTGaggggctggggcggggctgAACACAGCCCTTCCCATCGGGGGCCTCTGAGCAGCCTCACTCGCCTTCAAGGGTTAGTCCCAGGGCCGCCTCCTACAGGAAGCCTCCCCTGGTTGCTCCAAGCCGGGCTGCACTTAGATCACAGGGCCCAGGTCCTTGGAGGGCCTCAGGGGTCATAGTGGAGTGACGGGGGAGTAGCCTGAGCAGCAAGGCCCTGGGGGCCTCCACCAGCAAACACGGACCATCTCCTGGCAGGGGGTTCATTCGTGGGCAGGTTTGTCCCTTCCTCTCTTGGGTcgggcttccctgggtggctcagacagtaaagtagtttgcctacaatgtaggacacctgggtttgatccctgggcctggaaaaccccgtggagaagggaatggcaacccaccccagtattcttgcctggagaatcccatggacagaggagcctggtgggctatagtccacggggtcgcagagtcggacacgactgtgactcactttcactttctcttgtcCCTTCCGGCCCCTGCTGCTCAGCGGCCccgtcccccaccccccagactgCACACAAGAGGTGTTCCATGTGCGTCCGGATGATACTTGCCAAGGGCATAGAGGGATAGTGACCCGAACACCGCCATGAGCTGGGGTGTGGCACCCAGGGCCCCGCGAACGCTGGGCGGGGCAATCTCAGACACGTACACCTGCAAGACACAGCCCACCCAGTCTCTGCTGAGCACACACGCCGGGCCTGGCTGGGATGAGCGGGGTGGCCCAGTGAGCCCCGAGAACCAAGGGAGTGGGGGCTTCCGTGGGTTCTCGCCCTGGTCGTGATCTCAGCAGGACCTCAGCTGCCTGAACGGTCAAGTGGGCAGCACCACTCAGCTCTGACATGGGGGTGGAGGCCCGAGGGCACCCAGACTCTGGCCTCCACTCCCCCAACCCAGGGCTTTGTGCCCAGCTGGGCCTGCCCAGCCCCGATGTGGGAGTGGTGGGTAACATGCAAGGTCCCAGGAGGGGTGCAGGGCAAGGACTTCCTTTTCCTCCCCATTACGTTGCTCAATATGGATTTTCTCTGATTGAGCAACGACTCTGCCAGGCCTTGAGACAGGAAGTTTGGGGAGTCCAGACTGGGGGCACCTTGGGGCATAATGCCACATTTCCCCCAAGTTAGCTGCCCTGGGGGTGCTGAGCTGAGGCTCCCTGGCAAACATatccccatggattgtagtgGGGGGGCCCGAAGCCAGGTGCCCTCAGCTCATGGTGGTCAGTGCAAATACTGAGGCAGTGAGGGGACCGGCCTGGGCAGTCCTGGTCTTACCGGGATGCAGGCAGCTGTGAGCCCCCCTGCGAAGCCTGTCAGCATCCTTCCCAGAAGCAGCATCCAGAGGCCGTGGGCGCCTGCCATCAGCGCATAGCCGGCTGCCGAGGGCACAGCTGAGAACATGATGCTGAGTTTCCGGCCCAGGAGGTCATTGAGGACCATGGCACTGAGTCCCCCGGCCGCCGCACCCAGGGTGAACACGGACTGCAGAGGAGGGTGCGGGGCAGGCATGTCTGGGCGCTCTGGGCacccagcaccccccacccccaccccatcagaGCCTAGAGACAGCTGCTCTCCCAGGCTGTCCCGGGAGCCTGGGCTGCAGGACTGGGACTCTGGATGGTGGTGAGCCTCCTGTCCCCAGAGGAGTACAAGCAGCACATGGACAGCTGTCTGTGAGGGAAGCCACAACAGGTGTCTGCCGGAGTTCTGTCCAGACCGATGTTTAAACGCCCAGTACTGTCATATAGCAGACAGGAGGGTTCTGTGACTCGAAGCCCTTGGGATTTTAAGGTTTGGGGGTTCTCAGACTCCCTGTTGAGTATACAGGGAGTTGGATCCAGTTAGTGACCTGGGCATCCTGCTGagcctgtctgagcctcagtttctgcagcTACATTATGGGGAGAGCAGCAGCACCCACCTCATAGGGTTGGCCCCTGAGTGAAAAAGCTCTCATGGGAAGTGCCGAGCAGGGGCCCGGCACAGACTAGGTACACGGCGCGCGTTGGGTGTTATTATTTTAGCTGATACGCTGAGGTTGCAAATCCAAGCCTACTAAGACGGCAGTTGCAGAATCCTGGGACTCCGAGGACCCGTGCTCGTCCCACCCACATGCCCACCATCTCTCCTGACACCCTTTGGCCCAGCAGTGCTCTTCCATTAGTACCAGAGTGTCCTGCCTCTCCTCGTCCAGGGAGGTGCCTGCTCTGTTTTGGGGGGGTGGTCTGGGGAACCCTCAGCCCTGCTGGGTAGAGGTCTTAAGGAACACCTCCCCACCTGCTCCTTCCCACGCCTTCTCCATCAGCTTTCACTTCCCTCTTTCATTTCGGAGCCACTGTCTGGCCTCACTACCCCCCACCTCTACTG
Proteins encoded in this region:
- the SLC2A6 gene encoding solute carrier family 2, facilitated glucose transporter member 6 (The RefSeq protein has 2 substitutions compared to this genomic sequence) — protein: MQEPLLGAEGRDYDTFPEKPPPSPGERTRVGVLQNKRVFLATFAAVLGNFSFGYALVYTSPVIPALEHSSDPNLNLTKTQASWFGSVFTLGAAAGGLSAMVLNDLLGRKLSIMFSAVPSAAGYALMAGAHGLWMLLLGRMLTGFAGGLTAACIPVYVSEIAPPSVRGALGATPQLMAVFGSLSLYALGLLLPWRWLAVAGEGPVLVMVLLLSCMPNSPRFLLSKGRDAEALQALAWLRGPDADTRWEFEQIQDTVRRQSSHLSWAEARDPHMYRPIVIALLMRFLQQLTGITPILVYLQSIFDSTAVLLPPKVDAAIVGAVRLLSVLIAALTMDLAGRKALLFVSAAGMFAANLTLGLYVHFGPKSLAPNSSMGLGREALAGTEQPLAAPTSYLTLVPLLATMLFIMGYAVGWGPITWLLMSEILPLRARGVASGLCVLVSWLTAFALTKSFLLVTNAFGLQAPFFFFAAVCLVNLAFTGCCVPETKGRSLEQIESFFRTGRRSFLH
- the SLC2A6 gene encoding solute carrier family 2, facilitated glucose transporter member 6 isoform X1, with protein sequence MQEPLLGAEGRDYDTFPEKPPPSPGERTRVGVLQNKRVFLATFAAVLGNFSFGYALVYTSPVIPALEHSSDPNLNLTKTQASWFGSVFTLGAAAGGLSAMVLNDLLGRKLSIMFSAVPSAAGYALMAGAHGLWMLLLGRMLTGFAGGLTAACIPVYVSEIAPPSVRGALGATPQLMAVFGSLSLYALGLLLPWRWLAVAGEGPVLVMVLLLSCMPNSPRFLLSKGRDAEALQALAWLRGPDADTRWEFEQIQDTVRRQSSHLSWAEARDPHMYRPIVIALLMRFLQQLTGITPILVYLQSIFDSTAVLLPPKVDAAIVGAVRLLSVLIAALTMDLAGRKALLFVSGYAMGWGPITWLLMSEILPLRARGVASGLCVLVSWLTAFALTKSFLLVTNAFGLQAPFFFFAAVCLVNLAFTGCCVPETKGRSLEQIESFFRTGRRSFLH
- the CACFD1 gene encoding calcium channel flower homolog isoform X1, whose amino-acid sequence is MSGAGGAAVAPGSSAQPAQEEGMTWWYRWLCRLSGVLGAVSCAISGLFNCITIHPLNIAAGVWMVMAVVPIVISLTLTTLLGNAIAFATGVLYGLSALGKKGDAISYARIQQQRQQVDEEKLTDTLEGEL
- the SLC2A6 gene encoding solute carrier family 2, facilitated glucose transporter member 6 isoform X2, with product MQEPLLGAEGRDYDTFPEKPPPSPGERTRVGVLQNKRVFLATFAAVLGNFSFGYALVYTSPVIPALEHSSDPNLNLTKTQASWFGSVFTLGAAAGGLSAMVLNDLLGRKLSIMFSAVPSAAGYALMAGAHGLWMLLLGRMLTGFAGGLTAACIPGRDAEALQALAWLRGPDADTRWEFEQIQDTVRRQSSHLSWAEARDPHMYRPIVIALLMRFLQQLTGITPILVYLQSIFDSTAVLLPPKVDAAIVGAVRLLSVLIAALTMDLAGRKALLFVSAAGMFAANLTLGLYVHFGPKSLAPNSSMGLGREALAGTEQPLATPTSYLTLVPLLATMLFIMGYAMGWGPITWLLMSEILPLRARGVASGLCVLVSWLTAFALTKSFLLVTNAFGLQAPFFFFAAVCLVNLAFTGCCVPETKGRSLEQIESFFRTGRRSFLH